ATTTTCAAACGAAACGATTTGAAGATTTAATATATAATTTCCGTCTTCAATTTCGTCTGGAACATAAATCATTTCAGTGATTGTTGCATTTAATCTGGCATCCTGATTTAGATTAACAGTGTCTTTTACATTCCAAAATGCTTTGTGAGCCAATAATTTGCCTTCGTCATGTTCTTTATCCACACTTGGCAGATCAATTAGTAAATGCTGAATTTCGCTTTCGCGGATGAAAATTGCAGCGTGTTCAGACAAATAAGGCGGATTGGTATTGGAGTATTTTCTAGATTTTTTTTCTTTTTGATTTGGAAGAGTTCTGATGATCAAAGCTTCGGTTTTTTCATTTAGAGAAGCCGAAACTTGTTCTTTCGTAATCACAAAATCCTCTCCAATTTTCTCAGGCTCAATAGTTATTAATTTAGCAAAAAAGAAAAACTGTTTAAGTGATTGATTAATGCTGTAAAAATCATTTGTAATATGCCCCAAGCATTCCGTATGCGTTCCATGCCCATGCGGATTGAAGAAAATATTGTTGAAATTCGTTGATGATTTTCCTTCAGAAACTTTCCCGATCCAATCGCCGAAAACTACAGGTTCTATTGAAGGTTTTTCGATATACCAAGCAATTGGATTTTCGTCTGTATTCGTTAAAGGAATTGAGATATCAATGGGTCTTGATAAGTCGATTTCGAAGTTGTTGATTTTTGCTCGCAAAGTTTACTTTTTTATGCCACGAAGGCTCAAAAGCACAAATTAATTTAAACTTTGTGGCTTAGTGTCTTTGCGGCTATTTTTTTACTCTTCCAAATTTAAATAAAATAAATCTGAAGCAATTCCATCCGTTAAAAATTTTCCTTTTAAAGTTGGTTTTAGAATGTTATTTTCTATTGAGAGTAAATTGTCATTCAGGAATTTTTGGCTTTGTTTTTTCAGGTAACTCAAATATTCAAAACCGAATTCCTTTTCGATTCTATCCAAAGAAACGCCCCAAATCGTTCTTAAACCGGTCATAATATATTCGTTATAACGATCTGAAACGGTTAAAATTTCAGTTTCAATTGGAAGTTCATCGTTTTGAATTGACTTTATATAAAGTGAATTATTGGCAATATTCCAGCCTCTTTTTTCGCCATCATAACTATGTGCCGAAGGGCCAATTCCGATATATTTTTTGCCCAGCCAATAAGCCGAATTGTTTTTGGAGAAATAATTCTCTTTTCCAAAATTGGATAATTCATAATGAATAAAACCATTCTTTTGTAGCATTTCAACCAAAATCATAAAATGATTGGAAGCGACTTCATCTTGAGGTTCAGCAACCTTTCCAGTCTGAATTAATTTGCTCAGAGCCGTTTTTGGTTCGACTGTCAATGCATAACTTGAAATATGGGGAATGCCGAAATCTAAAGCGGTTTGAATATTCTGTTTCCACATTTCGTCGGTCAATCCTGGAATTCCATAAATCAAATCCAACGAAATATTATCAAAGTATTTCGTCGCTTCTTCCAGACATTTTTTGGCTTCTGCCGAATTATGAGCACGATTCATCATCTTCAAATCCTCTTCATAAAAAGACTGAATTCCAATACTTAATCTATTTATGGGGCTTTTAGATAATTCTAAAATTCGTTCTGCAGACAAATCATCTGGATTGGCTTCCAAAGTAATCTCGGGATTATCAATGACTTTATAATTCTTATAAACTTCTGAAATTAAAAAGTTTATTTCTTCATTAGTTAAAACAGAAGGAGTTCCTCCACCAAAATAAATGGTCTCTATAATTTTGTTGTCAAACTCATTTTTGCGCATACCAATTTCTTTGGCCAAAGCCAAAACCATCTCATCTTTCTTCTTCATAGAAGTCGAAAAGTGAAAGTCGCAATAATGGCAAGCCTGCTTGCAAAAAGGAATATGGATATAAATACCGCTCATTTCTTAATTAGATAATTTGAGAATGTGTCAATTAGATAATTTATTCGTTATCTACAGAATTATCTAATTATCTAATTGGCACATTAACTCATTTTTTAACTCGATCCTCATTCTGTTTCACAAAAGCATCCCATCCAGAATAGCTTTTTCCTGCAACGACTTTGCCTGAATTAAAGTGATGACAAACCGCTGCTGCTAAACCATCTGTTGAATCCAGATTTTTGGGCAATTCTTTCAAACCTAAAAGCTGTTGCAGCATTTTGGCAACCTGTTCTTTGCTGGCATTTCCGTTTCCAGTAATCGCCATTTTGATCTTTTTAGGTTCGTATTCTGTAATCGGAATGCCTCTTGAAAGTCCAGCAGCCATTGCAACTCCTTGCGCTCGTCCCAGCTTCAACATCGATTGGACGTTTTTGCCAAAGAAAGGTGCTTCAATTGCAATTTCATCAGGACAATGCGTTTCAATAAGTTCGATGGTTCTTTCAAAAATGATTCTTAGTTTTTGGTAATGATTATCGTATTTGGATAATTGCAATTCGTTTAACTGCAGAAATTCCATTTTTTTATTGATAACTTTTATCAATCCAAAACCCATAATTGTGGTTCCGGGGTCAATACCTAATATGATGCGTTCTTGTGTCAAGAGAGTTTTTGTTTCAAGTTTTTTTGTTTCAAGTTTCAAGTTTTTGAAATGAAACGATTCATTTTCTAATTGTCACATTGCCTAATTTCCAAATTGATTACTTTTGCGGCATGATTTCAATTCCTCACAAAGCTAAGCAATTCCTAGTTCTTCTGGCCAAACTTTTAATTGTTGGCGGCGCATTTTATTTTATTTATAATCAGTTGGCTAACAACGATAAATTAGACTGGCAAAAGTTTATTGTTTTGTTTCAGAAAAATCAGTCGGTTTTAGGGATTTTGTTTATACTGCTTTTAAGTATCTTAAACCGTTATTTCGAGATATTGAAATGGCAGAATCTAGCGCAGGTAATTCATCAAATCTCGGTTTATGAAGCCACAAAACAGGTTTTAGCAGCTTTAACGGCAGGAATCTTTACACCAAACGGAGTAGGAGAGTATGCGGGAAAAGCATTGTACTATCCGAAATCTGAAGCAAAAAGAGTTGTTTTTTTAAACTTGATATGCAACGGAATCCAAATGATTTTAACGATCATTTTTGGGATTTTCGGATTACTGTATTTCAATGCGCAATTCAATGTAATTACAACCCAAACAGTCTTGATTCTTTTCGGCGGATTTGTTCTGATTTTGATTTTATTATTCTCCATTAAAAAGATAAAAGTCAAAGGATATTCGATAGAAAAGCTGATTCATAAAATCAACGAAATTCCGAAATCGGTTCATCAGAAAAATATCTTTCTAGGAATCTGCCGTTATTTGGTTTTTTCGCATCAATATTATTTTTTGTTTTTAGGCTTTGATGTCGATTTGCCTTATTTGACTTTGATGGCAGCGATAACATCAGTTTACTTTTTAGCCTCTTCTTTGCCAACTTTTCAGTTTTTAGACTTTGCAGTAAAAGGAAGTGTCGCGATTTATTTCTTCGGAATTTTGGGTGTAAACGAATGGATCGTTGTTTTTATAAGTACTTTAATGTGGTTTTTAAACGTAGTCCTCCCAGTGGTTTTAGGAAGCTTTTTTGTGCTGAATTTTAAAACGAAAACTCCAGAATGATTTTCGGATTGTTTGCCATATTAGCCATTTATATCATTAGCATTTCTTTGCTGATTTATGGTTTTTTCAAAGTCAAAGAATATCAGAAAAAAGATTTAAAGCCAGAGACAAGTTTTACAATAATTGTCCCTTTTAGAAATGAAGAAGAAAATCTTCCCATACTTTTGGAGAGTTTTTCAAAGCTAAATTATCCAACAGATTTATTTGAAGTTATTTTAGTTGATGATGCTTCAAATGAAAAATTTCAAGTCTCAAATTTCCCATTTCCCATTTCCCAATTAGATAATATTCGTGTTTCAAATTCTCCTAAAAAAGATGCCATTACAACGGCAATGCAACACGTAAAAACCGATTGGGTTATTACAACCGATGCCGATTGTATTGTTCCTGAAAACTGGTTGTTGACTTTTGATAATTACATTCAGCAGAACAAAGTTTCAATGCTTGCTGGAGCTGTAACTTATCAATGTGAAAACTCATTTTTAGATCATTTTCAGCAATTGGATTTAACGAGTCTGCAAGGCGCTACAATTGGAAGTTTTGGTTTAAATAAAGGTTTTATGTGTAACGGAGCTAATTTTGCGTACGCAAAAGCATTTTTCGAAAGTTTAAATGGTTTTGAAGGGAATGATAAAATTGCCAGCGGAGACGATGTTTTTTTACTGCAAAAAGCGATTCAAAAGTTTCCTGAAAAAGTGTATTATTTAAAAGCAAAAGAAGCGATCGTAACAACAAAACCAACCGAAAACTGGAAATCTTTATTTTATCAAAGAGTACGTTGGGCGGCTAAAACAAGTTCATATAATAGCACTTTCGGAAAGTTTCTTGGATTGATTGTTTTCTTCGGAAATTTGAGTTTTGTAATCGGATTTTTCTCTTTTCTTTTGGGAATTTGCTCTTATCCAATTTTTGTGATTTTTTCTTTTTCTAAAATTTCAGTTGATTTTATTTTGCTTTCAATCACTAATCGGTTTTTGGAAAAAAAGAGAATTAAAAGTCTTTTACTAAGTAGTTTATGGTATCCGTTTTTTAGTTCGACTGTTGCTTTGTACAGTTTGTTTGGTTCATACCAATGGAAAGATCGTCAGTTTAAGAAATAGCTTCTTTAGATACAATGGCGCCTAGCCCTGATGGGAGCGGCATCCTTTTGCTTTTTTCTTTAAAAAGCAAAAGATATAGCGGACAGCAGGAATTAGCTCCTTATAAAACTACTTCTCATCTTTTGCTTTTATAATAACAGGCAGAATAAACTGTGTTTTTACTGGAATACCGCGTTTTATGGCTGGATTTACTTTCGGAAAATCGACTAGGCGCGCGTGCAGAATGCTGTCAATTTTTATGGTATCGTAAACTACAGAATCTTTAGGAAACTGAGGTTCAAACTTCATAGTTGAGTTAGGAAAAACGGTTACTTTGACTTCGATGGTATCCAATTCTGGATATAAAATAGATAAAGTATCAACGTTGAGTTTTTCTTGAATAAGATTCGACATTACTTCAAAAAAGCATTGCTGGCGAAGCTTTTTATCACCAATTTTATCGCAATCAGGCAAAGAAGGATATTCATCAACTTCTTTCCAGTTAATGGATTTCAATTCTTTTTGAAGTAATTCTTTTTCAGACGGAACCTGCTTCTCAAAATATTGACAAGAATTGAAAAGGATACAAATAAAAAAAGGGAAAAACTGCCTCAAAGTTTTAAAATTGGATGATATAACAAAAATACGATTATTTTTTTTGAGAAGCTTTGTATTCTAAATAATCTTCATAGTTTTCCGATAGCCAAATTTCTTTGTTTTTTTCTGCAACTTCCTTTTGATCAGGGTATAATTTGACAAGTCTGTCTGAAAAAGCTGCTATTTGAACCGTATAGGTATAAAATTCAATTTTGCTCAGAAGGATATTGGGATCGTTTTTTTTATTAAAAAAATCGAAAAACAGATTATCAAAGTCTCTCATAGAAAAATTTATTACTTTTTTCTTATTGCTGGTGTAAAGACTGTCCTGTATTACTTTGTCATCTGTAGAAAGTTTCTTAGATTGAGCTATCGTATTTTCGCTGATGGAGAATACAAAGAATAGAAAAAAAACTATTTTTACAAGAGTTCTCATACTATTAAAATATTTAAATAATAAGTACAAACTTACAAAATATTATGGATTTACTTTTAGTGCTTCTAGGATTTATATGTGTAATCGTGGGCGTTTTTGGAAGTTTTCTCCCTGTTCTTCCTGGATTATCAAGCTCTTGGGTTGGGATATTATTGCTTTACCTGACTAAAGCAGTCGAAAATAATTATTGGGTTTTAGGGATTACTTTTGTTCTAATGGTCATCATTACTATATTAGATTATATTATTCCGTCAAAAGGCACTAAAAAGTTTGGAGGTAGCTCTTATGGGGTATGGGGAACCAACATTGGGTTGGTTGTCGGAATTTTTGCTCCAATTCCTTTTGGAATTATAATTGGCCCATTTTTAGGGGCTTTAATTGGCGAATTAATCTACGATTCTCAAAATCATAAAAGAGCTATTAAAGCAGCTACTGGATCGCTCTTAGGATTCATCGCTTCAAGTTTTGTTAACTTTCTGTTTGCAGTAGTTTATTTGGGTATATTTTTGAGTATTGTGTGGGAATATCGAAACATTTTATTTTAATTCTATAACATTTTCCGCTTTTTATCGTTGCTTTCCAAAATAAACATCAAACTTTTCTTAACTTTTTTTCTTTTGTGTTTGACAACGAAAGGGTTGTGTTTGCTAGTGTTAAGGCGTTTTTAGTGTTAAGAACGGGTTATTAAGAAGGTAATTTTTTAACTTAATTTTTGGAAATGTTAAAATATTTTATATTTTTATCACGATAAACGATAAAAAGCCTCATTTTATCGATTATTTTAAATAAGTATAAATAATCATTTTTTAAGTTATGAGTATGACCCCAAACCTACAAATTGAACTTAGACGCTTTATTTCTTCTAATGTTGTCTCCAAGTTAAACAAGTTTTATTTTGAGAATGATGCACTTTTAATAAAGGGAATAGACGTCTCGATCGGTACAATTTTAATGGGACTCTACAACAAAGCCGAAGAATCTGATTTTTATTCTGAAATCGTTTCATTAATCCAAGAAGATTCCACTTTTTACCAAGAAATAGACTTTAATGCAGGCAGAATTTTATCAGTCGACGACTGTTACCGCATAGAAGGGAATGCTTTACTGAAAGAATTATTCTCCAACAAAAAAGGCAGAATTTCAGAAATGGTTTCAAACGAAGTTGGCATCAAAAGCGAAACAGCCAGAGAAATACTTAACTTTTCAGCATTACTTGTAATGTCTTATTTAAGATACAATCTTCAATTAATAGAAAGTTTAAAACTCCTTTTAGAAGACCAAAAAAGAGATATTTTAAACAGCATTCCTCCCGGAATTAAAATCATCCTAGGTTTTTCATCTTACGAAACTGTAGAAGATAAAAACCAATCTATCGGAAGATCTATTTTTACCCTTTTCGGACATAATTTCTTTAGTTTTTAAAATAAAAAAATCCCATTTTCTAGAAGAAAACAGGATTCATTTATGGCTTAAATTTGAAAAATGTTTACACGTTTTTCAAATTGATAACTTCTTGATCGGTCAAAAAGCGCCAGTTTCCGCGAGGAAGATTCTTTTTGGTCAATCCAGCAAACGAAACACGGTCAATGCGCAATACATTGTATTCGAAAGATTCAAAAATAGCGCGCACAACTTTTACGTTAGCAGTACGGAGTTTAAGACCAACTTCGCTTTTTGGTTCATTATCAATATAGCTTACTTCTTCAACAAAAACGCGGTGTCCTTCAAGAACTAAACCTTTGCTAATTTTTTCTAAATCTTCAAATTTTAAGTTTTTGTCTAAAGAAACTTGATAGATTTTAGACGATTTCTGGTTCGGCAATGTAAACTTACGAATCATATCGGTATCGTTTGTAAACAATAATAAACCAGTTGTATTCTTGTCCATTCTTCCTACAGCAGCAATTTTTGCATTTGTAGCGCCACGAACAAGTTCTAGAACGTTACGATATTCCTGACCTTCGTCAAAGGCAGTCGTAAAGTTTTTAGGCTTATTTAATAAAATATATTCTTTCTTTTCAGGAGTTAATGTAACACCGTCAAAGTTTACAACATCATTTAGTTTTACCAAATAACCCATTTCAGTAACTACAGTACCGTTAACTTTAACGTTTCCAGACTGAATATAAATGTCGGCATCACGACGAGAACAAACACCAGAATTAGAGATGTATTTATTCAGACGAATTTCATCTGAAGCCTTTTGTCTCTTTGCTGGCTGATTTTGTTTTCTAAGTTTTTCAGCAGCAGCTTCCTGAGCAGCTTTAACTTCAGGTTTTACTTTTTTAGGCCCTTGCGCGCGCTTAGCCATAGGAGGTTTTGGCTTGTTAGAGTTTGGACGTGAGCTGTTTGGTCTCGATCCGCCTCTTTTATTGTTGCCTTCCTTGTTGTTCATAGAATCATTAATTTGTGCAAAGATAGTTTTTTCCTGCT
The Flavobacterium humidisoli DNA segment above includes these coding regions:
- the ruvC gene encoding crossover junction endodeoxyribonuclease RuvC, yielding MTQERIILGIDPGTTIMGFGLIKVINKKMEFLQLNELQLSKYDNHYQKLRIIFERTIELIETHCPDEIAIEAPFFGKNVQSMLKLGRAQGVAMAAGLSRGIPITEYEPKKIKMAITGNGNASKEQVAKMLQQLLGLKELPKNLDSTDGLAAAVCHHFNSGKVVAGKSYSGWDAFVKQNEDRVKK
- a CDS encoding pseudouridine synthase; this translates as MNNKEGNNKRGGSRPNSSRPNSNKPKPPMAKRAQGPKKVKPEVKAAQEAAAEKLRKQNQPAKRQKASDEIRLNKYISNSGVCSRRDADIYIQSGNVKVNGTVVTEMGYLVKLNDVVNFDGVTLTPEKKEYILLNKPKNFTTAFDEGQEYRNVLELVRGATNAKIAAVGRMDKNTTGLLLFTNDTDMIRKFTLPNQKSSKIYQVSLDKNLKFEDLEKISKGLVLEGHRVFVEEVSYIDNEPKSEVGLKLRTANVKVVRAIFESFEYNVLRIDRVSFAGLTKKNLPRGNWRFLTDQEVINLKNV
- the hemW gene encoding radical SAM family heme chaperone HemW: MSGIYIHIPFCKQACHYCDFHFSTSMKKKDEMVLALAKEIGMRKNEFDNKIIETIYFGGGTPSVLTNEEINFLISEVYKNYKVIDNPEITLEANPDDLSAERILELSKSPINRLSIGIQSFYEEDLKMMNRAHNSAEAKKCLEEATKYFDNISLDLIYGIPGLTDEMWKQNIQTALDFGIPHISSYALTVEPKTALSKLIQTGKVAEPQDEVASNHFMILVEMLQKNGFIHYELSNFGKENYFSKNNSAYWLGKKYIGIGPSAHSYDGEKRGWNIANNSLYIKSIQNDELPIETEILTVSDRYNEYIMTGLRTIWGVSLDRIEKEFGFEYLSYLKKQSQKFLNDNLLSIENNILKPTLKGKFLTDGIASDLFYLNLEE
- a CDS encoding lysylphosphatidylglycerol synthase domain-containing protein, whose translation is MISIPHKAKQFLVLLAKLLIVGGAFYFIYNQLANNDKLDWQKFIVLFQKNQSVLGILFILLLSILNRYFEILKWQNLAQVIHQISVYEATKQVLAALTAGIFTPNGVGEYAGKALYYPKSEAKRVVFLNLICNGIQMILTIIFGIFGLLYFNAQFNVITTQTVLILFGGFVLILILLFSIKKIKVKGYSIEKLIHKINEIPKSVHQKNIFLGICRYLVFSHQYYFLFLGFDVDLPYLTLMAAITSVYFLASSLPTFQFLDFAVKGSVAIYFFGILGVNEWIVVFISTLMWFLNVVLPVVLGSFFVLNFKTKTPE
- a CDS encoding glycosyltransferase family 2 protein, which encodes MIFGLFAILAIYIISISLLIYGFFKVKEYQKKDLKPETSFTIIVPFRNEEENLPILLESFSKLNYPTDLFEVILVDDASNEKFQVSNFPFPISQLDNIRVSNSPKKDAITTAMQHVKTDWVITTDADCIVPENWLLTFDNYIQQNKVSMLAGAVTYQCENSFLDHFQQLDLTSLQGATIGSFGLNKGFMCNGANFAYAKAFFESLNGFEGNDKIASGDDVFLLQKAIQKFPEKVYYLKAKEAIVTTKPTENWKSLFYQRVRWAAKTSSYNSTFGKFLGLIVFFGNLSFVIGFFSFLLGICSYPIFVIFSFSKISVDFILLSITNRFLEKKRIKSLLLSSLWYPFFSSTVALYSLFGSYQWKDRQFKK
- a CDS encoding DUF456 domain-containing protein, which translates into the protein MDLLLVLLGFICVIVGVFGSFLPVLPGLSSSWVGILLLYLTKAVENNYWVLGITFVLMVIITILDYIIPSKGTKKFGGSSYGVWGTNIGLVVGIFAPIPFGIIIGPFLGALIGELIYDSQNHKRAIKAATGSLLGFIASSFVNFLFAVVYLGIFLSIVWEYRNILF
- a CDS encoding DUF937 domain-containing protein is translated as MTPNLQIELRRFISSNVVSKLNKFYFENDALLIKGIDVSIGTILMGLYNKAEESDFYSEIVSLIQEDSTFYQEIDFNAGRILSVDDCYRIEGNALLKELFSNKKGRISEMVSNEVGIKSETAREILNFSALLVMSYLRYNLQLIESLKLLLEDQKRDILNSIPPGIKIILGFSSYETVEDKNQSIGRSIFTLFGHNFFSF
- a CDS encoding cyclase family protein → MRAKINNFEIDLSRPIDISIPLTNTDENPIAWYIEKPSIEPVVFGDWIGKVSEGKSSTNFNNIFFNPHGHGTHTECLGHITNDFYSINQSLKQFFFFAKLITIEPEKIGEDFVITKEQVSASLNEKTEALIIRTLPNQKEKKSRKYSNTNPPYLSEHAAIFIRESEIQHLLIDLPSVDKEHDEGKLLAHKAFWNVKDTVNLNQDARLNATITEMIYVPDEIEDGNYILNLQIVSFENDASPSKPILYKIADFSPEVSE